ATTTATTTCTGAATTGTAATGGAATCCAGCATGCTTAAGTGATTCTACAACAGAAATATAAGCATCCTGCAGTTCTACATATTTACCAACAAGAGCAATGGTTACTTCATCTTGAAGATTTTTCACACGCTCTACTAACTGGTTCCATTCAGCCATATCTGCTTGTTCACATTTCAAATTAAAATGATCACAAGTTAGCTGATCCAAATTTTGGGCTTGAAGCATCAAAGGAACCTCATAAAGAGTTTCAGCGTCACGCATTTCAATAACAGCATTTTCATTAATATCACAAAACAGCGCAATCTTGTCTTTCATTTCTTGGCTAATTGGCATTTCTGTACGAAGAACAATTACATCCGGCTGGATACCAAGAGATCTAAGTTCCTTTACACTATGTTGTGTAGGCTTTGTTTTAAGTTCTCCCGCTGCTCGAATATAAGGAACGAGTGTGCAATGTAAGTACATTACATGGTCACGACCTACATCACTTTTAATTTGTCGGATGGCTTCTAAGAATGGTAAAGATTCAATATCCCCTACAGTTCCTCCGATTTCAGTAATAACGATATCAGCATTCGTCTCTTTTCCAGCACGAAGCACTCGGTCTTTAATTTCATTCGTAATGTGCGGAATAACCTGAACGGTTCCACCTAAAAAGTCTCCACGACGCTCCTTTTTGATAACAGAAGAATATACCTTACCTGTAGTGACGTTGCTGAACTTATTTAAATTAATATCGATAAAACGCTCATAATGGCCTAAATCAAGATCTGTTTCAGCCCCATCATCAGTAACAAAAACTTCTCCATGTTGGTATGGACTCATGGTTCCTGGATCTACATTAATGTAAGGATCAAATTTTTGAATCGTTACGTTTAATCCTCGGTTCTTTAGAAGTCGTCCAAGTGAAGCTGCTGTAATTCCCTTTCCTAAGGAGGAAACTACACCACCTGTTACAAAAATGTACTTAGTCATAATCTGCTTCCTTTCTCCTTTTAGCATCTATTTTATTTTTTTCAATAATAAAAAATCTATGAGAGCAAGGTCTAAATAAAAAAAGCGCTCCCGGTTATGGGAGCGCTTCTGTCCGAATCGTCATTTAAGGATATGTATCCTATCTGACGCTTTTCCAAGAGCCCAAATAGAATTCTACACATTTGAAAATTGAAAGTCAAGATGCTAATTATACATCTTCCTCATCTTCATCTTCCGTGTAATCCTCATCGTTATCATCATCATCAAGGTCGTCATCATCGTCAAGATCATCATCAAGGTCGTCATCATCATCCTCGTCGAGATCCTCTTCCTCATCATTAGAATCCGAGTCAGAGCCAAGGTCATAATCGTAATCATCGTCTTCCACATCATCGGAATCATCGGAATCATCTAAATCTAGATCTTCCTCATCTAAATCAAGGTCTTCCTCATCTATATCCTCTTCGTCTAATACATCATCTTCTAA
This is a stretch of genomic DNA from Bacillaceae bacterium S4-13-56. It encodes these proteins:
- a CDS encoding CTP synthase, producing the protein MTKYIFVTGGVVSSLGKGITAASLGRLLKNRGLNVTIQKFDPYINVDPGTMSPYQHGEVFVTDDGAETDLDLGHYERFIDINLNKFSNVTTGKVYSSVIKKERRGDFLGGTVQVIPHITNEIKDRVLRAGKETNADIVITEIGGTVGDIESLPFLEAIRQIKSDVGRDHVMYLHCTLVPYIRAAGELKTKPTQHSVKELRSLGIQPDVIVLRTEMPISQEMKDKIALFCDINENAVIEMRDAETLYEVPLMLQAQNLDQLTCDHFNLKCEQADMAEWNQLVERVKNLQDEVTIALVGKYVELQDAYISVVESLKHAGFHYNSEINIRWINSEQTNGDNIEEMLQGVHGILVPGGFGDRGIDGKLKAIQYAREHKIPFLGICLGMQLASIEYARNVLGLKGAHSSEIDPKTPYPIIDLLPEQKDIFDLGGTLRLGIYPCKLVKDTKASEAYSDEVIYERHRHRYEFNNEFRAQMEEKGFIFSGTSPDGRLIEIIELKDHPWFVASQFHPEFKSRPTRPQPLFRDFVGASIKNK